The Acidobacteriota bacterium sequence ACTGAGCCGCGGCGAGATCTGGCTCCTCGACCTTCCCCGACCCGACAAAAAGCGCCCGGTACTGATTCTCAGCCGCCCGTCCCTGATTCCCGTGCTGCATACGGTAACGGTCGCTGCGGTGACCTCGACTTTGCGCGGTGCCCCGACGGAGGTGGCCTTGGGGATCGAGGA is a genomic window containing:
- a CDS encoding type II toxin-antitoxin system PemK/MazF family toxin gives rise to the protein MARRLSRGEIWLLDLPRPDKKRPVLILSRPSLIPVLHTVTVAAVTSTLRGAPTEVALGIEDGLKKTSCVNLCNLFTVEQARLRRYVGRVREERMQRVCRALGIACGCG